A genomic region of Zea mays cultivar B73 chromosome 6, Zm-B73-REFERENCE-NAM-5.0, whole genome shotgun sequence contains the following coding sequences:
- the LOC100502295 gene encoding phosphoribosylformylglycinamidine cyclo-ligase, whose product MATDRLLHLLRAPTGSPAAATTRAAGWGRPRTQRVDVWQVAAGIRRASVSCSSTSSGGQGGLTYKDAGVDIDAGAELVRRIARMAPGIGGFGGLFPYNDDYLVASTDGVGTKLKLAFETGIHDTIGIDLVAMSVNDIVTLGAKPLFFLDYYATSKLDVDLAEKVIKGIRDGCEQSDCALLGGETAEMPGFYAEGEYDLSGFAVGVVKKDKVIDGKNIVKGDVLIGLPSSGVHSNGFSLVRRVLEKSGLSLDDQLPRNDGITTTVGEALMAPTFIYVKQVLEIISKGGVKGLAHITGGGFTDNIPRVFPSGCGAKIFTGSWEIPPIFSCLQQAGNIDDAEMRRTFNMGIGMVLVVSRESADRIIEDTHGSNPAYRIGEVIEGDGVQYV is encoded by the exons ATGGCCACTGACCGTCTCCTCCACCTTCTCCGAGCGCCGACAGGCTCTCCGGCTGCCGCCACCACCCGCGCGGCTGGTTGGGGTCGTCCACGGACACAGCGCGTCGACGTCTGGCAGGTTGCTGCGGGGATTCGCCGCGCGTCCGTGTCCTGCTCGAGCACTAGCTCTGGCGGGCAGGGGGGATTAACATATAAGGATGCCGGCGTGGACATAGACGCCGGCGCCGAGCTCGTGCGCCGCATCGCCAGGATGGCACCCGGGATTGGCGGCTTCGGCGGTCTCTTCCCCTACA ATGACGATTATCTTGTTGCTAGCACCGATGGGGTGGGGACAAAGCTGAAGCTTGCTTTCGAAACTGGTATTCATGATACAATCGGCATTGACCTG GTGGCAATGAGCGTCAATGACATTGTAACTCTAGGTGCAAAACCATTGTTCTTCCTAGATTACTATGCAACGAGCAAGCTTGATGTTGATCTTGCAGAGAAG GTTATCAAGGGGATTAGGGATGGGTGCGAACAATCAGATTGTGCTCTCCTAGGAGGGGAG ACAGCAGAAATGCCTGGTTTCTATGCAGAGGGTGAATATGATCTAAGTGGTTTTGCTGTGGGTGTTGTGAAGAAGGATAAAGTCATTGATGGAAAAAACATTGTTAAGGGAGATGTGCTTATAGGTCTTCCTTCCAGTGGTGTTCATTCTAACGGGTTCTCTCTTGTTAGAAG AGTACTGGAGAAAAGTGGACTTTCTTTGGATGATCAGCTCCCAAGAAATGATGGCATAACAACTACGGTTGGTGAAGCTCTAATGGCACCAACCTTCATCTATGTTAAGCAG GTGCTTGAGATTATTAGCAAAGGTGGTGTGAAAGGACTAGCCCACATCACTGGTGGTGGCTTTACTGACAATATCCCAAGAGTATTCCCCTCCGGATGCGGGGCAAAAATTTTTACTGGGTCATGGGAAATACCTCCAATCTTCAGTTGCCTTCAACAG GCTGGAAACATTGATGACGCAGAGATGCGGCGAACATTCAATATGGGCATTGGAATGGTTCTTGTGGTAAGTCGAGAGTCAGCAGACAGAATTATTGAAGACACCCATGGATCCAATCCTGCTTATCGCATTGGAGAGGTGATTGAGGGTGATGGGGTTCAGTATGTCTGA